The Cumulibacter manganitolerans region CTGCGGCGAGGCCACGGTAGGCCGGTCCGGGGCGGCCCTGCCAGCCACCGATCATCTGCGCCAACGCCGTCGCGGACGGCCGGACACTGCTCACCATATGAGCCACTTTCAGCGAACTGGCTATGTAAAGCAAGTCCAATCCGCTGCCATGATCGTCACCGTGACGACGACGACACCACACCGCCGGGCCGGTCTGAGCCGATGGCTGCTGCCGATCCCAACGGGTCGCCGGCCGCGGCGGTTTGCGCAGCTGTTCGCCGGGCTGTCCCTCTACGGCGTCGGCATGGCCATGCAGGTCCGCGGCGCCCTGGGGCTGGACCCGTGGAACGTGCTGCACGAGGGCCTCGCGAAGCGCACCGGTCTCACGTTCGGAACGATTCTCGTGATCGTCGGCGTTCTCGTGATCGCGCTGTGGCTACCGCTGCGGCAGCGCCCCGGCCTCGGCACGCTCGCCAACGCGCTGTGGGTCGGCGTGATGGCCGACCTGACGCTCGCGGTGCTGCCGGAGAGCCGGCTGCTCGCCGTCCGCATCCCCGAGCTGGCGATCGGGATCGTCGGCGTCGGGTTCGCCGGCGCGCTGTACATCGGGGCCGGCTTCGGTCCCGGTCCGCGGGATGGGCTGATGACCGGCCTGCACGCGCGCGGGTTCGGCTCCCTGCGGCTGATGCGCACCTGCGTCGAGGTGACCGTGCTGGTCGCCGGCTGGCTGCTCGGCGGCGGCGTCGGCCTCGGCACGGTGCTGTTCGCGCTGAGCATCGGCCCCCTCGTGCAGTGGTTCCTGCCGATGGTGGCCGTCGACCGTCCGCCGCGCGGTGCCACGGCGTACGCCGAGGGCGACTGACCTCGGTTCTGCGGGGCAGTGGCGCACGCTATCGGGCGATTACCGTGACCTACTCCACCGCAGAAGACGCGGCTCGCGGCTCGCGCGTCGTACGTCGCTAGTGGATCCGCCAGGTAAGGCCGTCCCGCTCGAGCCGCAGCCGGTGGTTGTGCGTGGCCAGCGCACCCTCGAACAGCCGACCCCAGATCCGGTCGACCGCGGGGTGCGCGCCCGGGCCGACGAAGACGGGAGCCTCCTGGGTCACCGTGGCGCCGGCGGCGGCCCGTTCCACCGACGCGGACGTGCCGTGACCGCTGAGCAGGGCGGCGAGGATGTCGGCCGCGCTGTGCGCCGACCCGTCCGGCGTCGCGCCGAGGATCGCGCAGACGGTGGGGTAGTACTGCATGCCGATCTGCTTGGCCGCCAGCCCGATCACCGCGACGGCCTGCTCCTCGCCCCACAGGTCGATCGCCGTGCCGACCGCGGTCTGCGGGTAGGTCATCGCGTAGTTGCGGTGCGCCTTGGCCAGCCGTTCGCTCGGCCACTGCTCGGTCGGCAGGGCCGGCGCCAGCGCCGGGTCGAAGTCGGGGGCGTCCTGCGTGCGGTCGAAGCGCAGCCGCTGGTGCGGCTCCAGCGGCTCGTCGTACTCGAAGTAGTAGCCCTCGAGCGCGCTGTCGCCGTCGGCAGCCTGCTTGGTGCAGACGAAGCCGAGCCGCGGATTGCCCAGCGCGACGCCGTTGCGGGCGTGCCAGCCGCGCAGCATCGCCTCGGAGACGATCGGCGGGACGCCGCACAGCGCCGAGCCCTCCCACACCCAGCGCGGAGTGCCGTACCGGATCCACGCCTTGCGGTCGGACTCGGGCATGAACTCGACGTTGACGCCGCCGATCCAGTTGGAGAGGTAGTGGTACTTCGCCGCCGCGACCGCGTCCGGCTGGCCGGCGAGCCCGAGCTTCTGCAGCCCGGCGACGAACTTCTGCTCCCGTTGCCGGCTGAACACCTCGAACACGAGATCGGCGGCCCGCTGCCCGCCGAGCCGCGACGAGGACGCGAGCACGATGCCGGTGAAGAACGCGTGGTAGAGCTCGGCGACGGCGCGCCATGTGCGCTCGTCGTTCGTCGTGGATGGCATTCCGGCAATGTATCGGTCGCTCGATGCTGCCGAGCGGGAGGCCGGGGGCGCACGCGCAGGCTGGACTACCGTGGTGGCGCGAAACCCGAACGACGGAGGTCTTGTGAGCACACCCACCATCGGCGTCCTGGCACTGCAGGGCGACGTCGCCGAGCACCTGCGTGCGCTGGAGGTGTGCGGGGCACGGGCGGTGCCGGTGCGCCGACCGAGCGAGCTGGCGGACGTCGACGCCCTGCTGCTGCCCGGGGGCGAGTCGACCACCATCGACAAGCTGCTGCGCGCCTTCGGCCTGATGCAGCCGCTGCGCGAGCGCATCGCGGCCGGGATGCCGGCCTACGGCTCGTGCGCCGGGATGATCCTGCTGGCCGACCGCATCGAGGACGGGATGGCGGGCCAGCAGACGGTCGGCGGCATCGACATGGTCGTGCGCCGCAACGCGTTCGGCAGGCAGGTGGACTCGTTCGAGGCCACGGTCGCCATCGCGACGATCGGCGGCGCGCCGTTCCACGCGGTGTTCATCCGCGCGCCGTGGGTGGAGTCCGTCAGCGCGGACGTCGAGGTGCTCGCGCGCGTCGAGAGCGGCCCGGCGGCCGGTAGAATCGTCGCTGTCAGGCAGGGAACGCTCGTCGCGACGTCCTTCCACCCGGAGGTGACCGGCGACCTGCGCGTGCACGAGTACTTC contains the following coding sequences:
- the yczE gene encoding membrane protein YczE; translated protein: MIVTVTTTTPHRRAGLSRWLLPIPTGRRPRRFAQLFAGLSLYGVGMAMQVRGALGLDPWNVLHEGLAKRTGLTFGTILVIVGVLVIALWLPLRQRPGLGTLANALWVGVMADLTLAVLPESRLLAVRIPELAIGIVGVGFAGALYIGAGFGPGPRDGLMTGLHARGFGSLRLMRTCVEVTVLVAGWLLGGGVGLGTVLFALSIGPLVQWFLPMVAVDRPPRGATAYAEGD
- the pdxT gene encoding pyridoxal 5'-phosphate synthase glutaminase subunit PdxT; its protein translation is MSTPTIGVLALQGDVAEHLRALEVCGARAVPVRRPSELADVDALLLPGGESTTIDKLLRAFGLMQPLRERIAAGMPAYGSCAGMILLADRIEDGMAGQQTVGGIDMVVRRNAFGRQVDSFEATVAIATIGGAPFHAVFIRAPWVESVSADVEVLARVESGPAAGRIVAVRQGTLVATSFHPEVTGDLRVHEYFVSLVREGAPSTAPASPIDTA